The Tolypothrix sp. NIES-4075 genome segment TCATATTTTAGGAATTGCAGGCAGTCCTTCCCATCCTTCCCGAAGCTATAGCTTAGTAGAGTACGCTAGCAAAATCTTGTCACAACAGGGTTTCACGGTAGATATCATTTTGGCGCGTGATATCCCTGCTGAAGATTTAGTATTTGGGCGTTACAATAGTCCTGCCTTGGAAAAACCGAAAGCTTTATTAGAAAAAGCTGATGGTGTGATTATTGCGACACCAATTTACAAAGCTGCATACACAGGTGTTTTAAAAGCCTTTTTGGACTTGTTACCGCAGAAAGCCTTAGCAGGAAAAGTCATACTCCCACTTGCCACAGGTGGGACAATCGCTCATTTATTGTCTATAGAATATGCTTTGAAACCTGTGCTATCAGAATTAGGAGCTAGGCACATACTAAGTACTATTTACACTGTAGACCAGCAAATTAAAATACAGCCTGATGGGAGTATCCAGCTAGATGCAGAAATTGAGCAGAGGTTACAGGATGTTGTGCAGGATTTGGTAAAAGCGATCAATATTTCTCCTGTCACAAAAGAAGTAGCTCACGCTGGCGATCGCCCGTAATGTTTCTTCTCCCGGTTGCAAGTAGCAGATGGGTTATTCCTCCCCAGCTTGCTACTTTTCTCAACAATTGCAGGAATGAGCGCAAAACATATCTTCTGTAGCGATGATTCATGAATTATCGCACTCGTAAATTAAAGAACTACGCCGTTTTTTGCGCTCATTCCTAAATTGTTAATAAAACGAGTTAGCCTTACGAATGGTCATCGTTTGGCGGGACGCAGAGAAAGAGAAAGAGAGAAATATTCACCAAAATTGCTAAGCCAAGCATTGTTGGTGTAACGGACTAATAGATTATTTATGGTCAACAATAGCGCTATGCGTGAGTGAGGGAACAGGCACAGATACTTGCTCTTTATAGTTGCTTAAATAGAAGTTTTAGAGAGTGCGACTTATGA includes the following:
- the ssuE gene encoding NADPH-dependent FMN reductase, whose protein sequence is MAHILGIAGSPSHPSRSYSLVEYASKILSQQGFTVDIILARDIPAEDLVFGRYNSPALEKPKALLEKADGVIIATPIYKAAYTGVLKAFLDLLPQKALAGKVILPLATGGTIAHLLSIEYALKPVLSELGARHILSTIYTVDQQIKIQPDGSIQLDAEIEQRLQDVVQDLVKAINISPVTKEVAHAGDRP